The Cellulomonas shaoxiangyii sequence GCCTTCACGGATCGGTCCTCGTCTCACGTCGGGGGAGTGTTCGGGTGGGGCGGTGGCGGCACCGGGCCGCCGGCGTCATCGGACGAGGTAGATGACCGCGAAGAGCGCGATCCAGACCACGTCGACGAAGTGCCAGTAGTAGGAGGTGACGATCGCGGTCGTCTCCTCGTGCTGGGTGAACCGCTTGGCGGTGAACGAGCGGCCGAGCAGGAACAGGAACGCGAGCAGACCGCCCACGACGTGCAGGCCGTGGAAGCCGGTCGTCAGGTAGAAGACGGAGCCGTACGGGGACGACGAGATCGTGAGGCCCTCGTGGACCAGCTCGGCGTACTCGAAGATCTGGCCGCCGATGAAGATCGCACCCATGACGTAGGTCAGGGTGATCCACTCGTTCATGCCCCAGCGCCAGAACTGCAGGAGCGAGCCGGTGCGCTGCGGCTGGAGCCGCTCGGCCGCCCAGACGCCCATCTGGCAGGTCACGGACGACAGCACCAGGACGGTCGTGTTCGCGAACGCGAACGCGAGGTTCAGCTTCTCGCTCTGGAGCGCGAACTCCTCGGGCACCGCCTGGCGGATCGTGAAGTACATCGCGAAGAGGCCGGCGAAGAACATGAGCTCGCTGGCCAGCCACACGATCGTCCCCACCGAGACGGGGTTCGGGCGGTTCACGGTCACGTGGGGCGCGGGGCGCGAGGCAGCCGTTGCGGTCGACACCACGCCATTATGGCTGACGCCGCGCGTGCGTGGGTCCTAGGGCCCGGTGCGGCAGGCGGGTATATGTCACACCGTCACCTCGTGCCGGGCGACGGGCGGGGCGCCGCTCACGGTACGTGTGCGGGCGGTACGCCCGCGCGCGGGGTGCTCGTGCCAAGATCCTCCCGGAGCACGTCGACGAGGAGTGAAGGGGCCAGCCATGAGCACCGCAGACCCGGGCAGCACCGCGCGGGGGCCGCGCATCCTGCTGTACAGCGACGACGTCGACGCACGTGACCAGGTGCGGCTCGCGGTGGGCCGGCGTCTCGGACGGGGCGAGCCCGACATCGAGTGGGTCGAGGTGGCCACGGCCGCCGCGGCGATCACCGAGACCGAGGCCGGCGACCTCGACCTGCTCGTCCTCGACGGCGAGGCCGACAAGGTCGGGGGCCTGGGCCTCGCGCGACAGCTCAAGGACGAGATCTTCCGGTGCCCGCCCGTGCTCG is a genomic window containing:
- a CDS encoding response regulator transcription factor, which translates into the protein MSTADPGSTARGPRILLYSDDVDARDQVRLAVGRRLGRGEPDIEWVEVATAAAAITETEAGDLDLLVLDGEADKVGGLGLARQLKDEIFRCPPVLVLTGRPQDAWLASWSNADAVVSRPLDPVVLHDAVEQLVRAGTPA
- a CDS encoding cytochrome c oxidase subunit 3, producing MSTATAASRPAPHVTVNRPNPVSVGTIVWLASELMFFAGLFAMYFTIRQAVPEEFALQSEKLNLAFAFANTTVLVLSSVTCQMGVWAAERLQPQRTGSLLQFWRWGMNEWITLTYVMGAIFIGGQIFEYAELVHEGLTISSSPYGSVFYLTTGFHGLHVVGGLLAFLFLLGRSFTAKRFTQHEETTAIVTSYYWHFVDVVWIALFAVIYLVR